A region from the Bacillus sp. (in: firmicutes) genome encodes:
- a CDS encoding DUF2642 domain-containing protein codes for MNKDAIDQYISIELSGKKLLNGKVIDVGSDLLVLYKHYEYLYIPFSHIQHYKFPVNNEEDPEPIEEWIPEEDLSLRKVLTNARGRFSEIYVTGNQPLHGYITQIMNDYFVFYSPVFKNTLVSIHHLKWVIPYTDQRRPYGLDDQNLPVMPSNVSFSRTFDVQLKKYLGKLIVCNLGDKEHYIGTLKAKTNHFVVLQNARCEDIYLQLSHIKTVHLA; via the coding sequence ATGAACAAGGATGCGATTGATCAATATATTAGTATAGAACTTTCCGGAAAAAAACTGTTAAATGGGAAAGTCATAGATGTCGGTTCAGACTTACTCGTTCTATATAAACACTATGAATACTTGTATATACCGTTTTCTCATATCCAACATTACAAATTTCCTGTTAACAACGAAGAAGACCCAGAACCAATAGAAGAATGGATTCCAGAGGAAGATTTGTCACTTCGGAAAGTCTTAACGAACGCAAGGGGACGTTTTTCCGAAATATATGTAACCGGCAACCAACCACTACATGGCTACATTACACAGATCATGAACGACTATTTTGTTTTTTATTCGCCTGTTTTTAAAAATACGCTCGTTTCTATTCACCATTTAAAATGGGTCATTCCGTATACGGACCAAAGAAGGCCGTACGGACTAGATGATCAAAACCTTCCAGTCATGCCTTCCAATGTCTCTTTTTCACGAACGTTCGACGTGCAATTGAAAAAATATTTGGGGAAACTCATTGTTTGTAATTTAGGAGATAAAGAACATTATATCGGTACGTTAAAGGCAAAGACAAATCATTTTGTCGTTTTACAAAACGCTCGTTGTGAAGACATTTACTTACAGTTATCTCATATTAAAACCGTTCACTTGGCGTAA
- a CDS encoding NADH-quinone oxidoreductase subunit A: protein MNEYVNSYLIVTAFLLIGMILPIVALTIGKWLRPHAPNEKKTTSYESGIEPFHEAHVPFHVRYYMIALLFVIFDVETVFLYPWAVAYDELGIFALIEMVIFLVMLLIGLLYAWKKKVLKWM, encoded by the coding sequence ATGAACGAGTATGTAAATAGCTATTTAATTGTCACTGCCTTTCTTTTAATTGGCATGATACTGCCCATCGTCGCGTTAACAATTGGGAAATGGTTACGGCCGCATGCTCCAAATGAGAAAAAAACCACCTCATATGAAAGTGGCATCGAGCCGTTTCATGAAGCGCATGTACCGTTTCATGTACGGTATTACATGATTGCATTATTATTTGTCATTTTTGATGTGGAAACGGTATTTTTGTACCCTTGGGCGGTTGCTTATGATGAGTTAGGCATCTTTGCTCTCATTGAAATGGTCATTTTTCTCGTTATGCTGCTCATCGGATTACTATACGCTTGGAAAAAGAAGGTGTTGAAATGGATGTAA
- a CDS encoding NADH-quinone oxidoreductase subunit B, with protein MDVNQNHVYDNEMEEVKRTVFFTTLEQLKAWARGNSIWPLTFGLACCAIEMMTSGSSHYDLDRFGSFFRTSPRQSDVMIVSGTVTKKMAPVLKRLYDQMPEPKWVIAMGSCATAGGPYIHSYSVVKGVDQIVPVDVYIPGCPPNPAALIYGINKLQDKIREEAKTGRRVR; from the coding sequence ATGGATGTAAATCAAAACCACGTCTATGACAATGAAATGGAAGAAGTGAAACGAACCGTTTTTTTCACCACATTAGAGCAATTAAAAGCGTGGGCGAGGGGCAATTCAATTTGGCCACTCACATTTGGATTAGCGTGTTGTGCCATTGAAATGATGACCTCTGGGTCGTCCCATTATGACTTAGACCGCTTTGGCTCCTTTTTTAGAACTTCTCCACGACAATCCGATGTGATGATTGTTTCCGGTACGGTCACGAAAAAAATGGCACCGGTCTTAAAAAGACTATATGACCAAATGCCTGAACCGAAGTGGGTCATTGCTATGGGATCGTGTGCAACCGCTGGTGGACCGTATATTCACTCTTATTCGGTCGTCAAAGGAGTCGACCAAATCGTTCCGGTCGATGTGTATATTCCAGGATGTCCACCGAACCCTGCTGCGTTAATTTATGGAATCAATAAGCTTCAAGATAAAATCCGTGAAGAAGCAAAAACAGGAAGGAGGGTTCGCTAA
- a CDS encoding NADH-quinone oxidoreductase subunit C, with translation MESISFKIKSVKKQKQEGGFAKPMADEKSQVEQDAKPSKEDEEEQFRLAKAKAAAAAKAKAQALAKAKATAAPKAKADARAKKELSEASSTSLGDDDSNDIDEAKKKAIAAAKAKAAAKMKKLAEQKEAEEPLAPSSPNQPFLDKVVDIVNEQVGEYTIIDATINRLANDLPVIEVDKPAYFDVCHVLYYHPELQFNRLGELHGTDYESHMELFLYLESSEHLTPLSVKVKLERDNPVIRSVTSIWKGAEWPECEAYDLLGIRFEGHPNLRRLFLGEDWVGYPLRKDYKPYDGEV, from the coding sequence ATGGAATCAATAAGCTTCAAGATAAAATCCGTGAAGAAGCAAAAACAGGAAGGAGGGTTCGCTAAGCCGATGGCAGATGAAAAAAGTCAAGTAGAACAAGATGCGAAACCTTCCAAAGAAGATGAAGAGGAACAATTCCGATTAGCGAAAGCGAAAGCCGCCGCTGCTGCTAAGGCCAAAGCTCAAGCATTGGCAAAAGCTAAAGCTACGGCAGCTCCGAAAGCAAAGGCGGACGCACGAGCGAAAAAAGAGCTATCCGAGGCAAGTTCAACCTCATTGGGTGACGACGATTCCAACGACATAGATGAGGCCAAAAAGAAAGCGATTGCTGCAGCCAAGGCGAAAGCGGCGGCAAAAATGAAGAAGCTCGCTGAACAAAAAGAAGCTGAAGAACCACTCGCTCCTTCATCTCCAAACCAACCGTTCCTAGATAAAGTCGTGGATATTGTAAATGAACAAGTTGGGGAGTACACCATCATCGATGCAACCATTAACCGGTTAGCCAACGACTTACCTGTTATTGAAGTGGACAAACCGGCGTATTTTGACGTCTGTCACGTGCTGTATTATCATCCAGAACTTCAATTCAATCGTCTAGGGGAACTACACGGCACCGATTACGAATCCCATATGGAGCTCTTTTTATACCTCGAATCGAGCGAACATTTAACCCCTTTGAGTGTAAAAGTGAAACTTGAGCGGGACAATCCGGTCATTCGGTCGGTTACTTCGATTTGGAAAGGAGCAGAATGGCCGGAATGCGAAGCGTATGACTTACTCGGGATTCGTTTTGAAGGACATCCGAATTTACGCCGACTATTTCTCGGAGAAGATTGGGTCGGTTATCCGTTACGAAAAGATTACAAACCGTATGACGGGGAGGTGTAA
- a CDS encoding NADH-quinone oxidoreductase subunit D, whose amino-acid sequence MRTEEMLLNVGPQHPSTHGVFRLIIKIDGEIIQEAKPVIGYLHRGTEKIAEGLQYTQIIPYTDRMDYLSAMTNNYVLCHAVETMMGLEIPEKAEYLRVIAMELGRIASHLVWWGTYLLDIGAVSPFLYAFREREMILNLLTELSGARLTFNYMRVGGVKWDAPEGWIDKVKEILPYLKEQVKGYHELVSGNEIFMKRVIGIGTYTKKEALTYSLSGANLRCTGVKRDVRKDHPYSIYDRFQFEVPVQEGGDCWARYRCRMAEIEESIKIVEQAIDQFPQKGPFMAKVPRVIKPPKGETYVRIESPRGELGCYIASEGKKEPYRLKFRRPSFYNLQILPNLLKGENIANLVAILGAIDIVLGEVDG is encoded by the coding sequence ATGCGAACAGAAGAAATGCTATTAAACGTCGGACCACAGCACCCGAGCACGCACGGCGTTTTTCGACTCATTATTAAAATTGATGGAGAAATCATACAAGAAGCGAAACCAGTCATTGGTTACTTACATCGAGGGACAGAAAAAATTGCCGAAGGGCTCCAATATACACAAATCATCCCTTACACCGACAGAATGGATTATTTATCAGCGATGACGAACAATTATGTCCTTTGTCATGCGGTAGAAACGATGATGGGGTTAGAAATTCCGGAAAAAGCTGAGTACCTCCGGGTCATTGCGATGGAACTCGGACGGATTGCGAGTCATCTCGTTTGGTGGGGGACGTATTTACTCGATATCGGGGCGGTCAGTCCATTTTTATATGCGTTCCGGGAAAGGGAAATGATTTTAAATTTATTAACGGAATTATCCGGCGCTCGCCTTACGTTTAATTACATGCGTGTCGGCGGGGTCAAATGGGATGCTCCTGAAGGATGGATCGACAAAGTAAAAGAGATTTTACCATATTTAAAAGAACAAGTAAAAGGCTACCATGAGCTTGTTTCTGGTAACGAAATTTTTATGAAGCGTGTAATAGGAATCGGGACATACACCAAGAAAGAGGCACTGACTTATTCCTTATCTGGAGCGAACTTGCGCTGTACCGGAGTGAAACGAGATGTACGAAAAGACCATCCGTATTCAATCTACGACCGCTTTCAGTTTGAGGTGCCCGTACAAGAAGGAGGCGATTGTTGGGCACGTTATCGTTGCCGAATGGCCGAAATTGAGGAATCGATTAAAATCGTCGAACAAGCCATCGACCAATTCCCACAGAAAGGACCGTTTATGGCGAAAGTTCCGCGGGTGATTAAACCGCCAAAGGGAGAAACGTATGTAAGAATCGAATCTCCACGTGGTGAGCTTGGATGTTATATTGCGAGTGAAGGGAAAAAAGAACCATATCGCCTTAAATTCCGCCGCCCATCCTTTTACAACTTGCAGATTCTTCCAAATTTATTGAAAGGCGAAAATATCGCCAATTTAGTGGCGATTTTAGGAGCGATTGACATCGTGCTAGGGGAGGTGGATGGGTAG
- the nuoH gene encoding NADH-quinone oxidoreductase subunit NuoH, with product MGELLTQTPGWGTFFIFLSIGIGLLFAVLGFVTYAILAERKVMGFMQLRHGPNVVGGRFGLLQTVADVLKLLMKEDVIPKVADKPMFILAPVLTFTPAFLVLAVLPFTEHLHFADVGIGLLYYIAVSGLSTVGILLGGWASNNKYALLGGMRAAAQMISYEIPLVTSVVGIILLTGSLNLIEIVEAQKSVWFIFLQPIAFAVFLISSLAELNRTPFDLPEAESELVAGYHVEYSGFRWAFFMLAEYVYLFAMASIMTILFFGGWQPFPFLSFLPAPLTFAIKFSAIVFVLIWIRVTLPRVRIDQLMEFGWKVLLPVALFNLIITALIQPFV from the coding sequence GTGGGCGAGTTGTTGACACAAACACCTGGATGGGGCACGTTTTTTATTTTTCTTTCCATCGGCATCGGGCTTTTGTTTGCCGTACTTGGATTTGTCACTTATGCCATTTTAGCTGAACGAAAAGTAATGGGATTTATGCAGCTTCGTCACGGCCCGAATGTGGTTGGCGGCCGCTTTGGCCTATTGCAAACCGTCGCCGATGTGCTGAAGCTTTTAATGAAGGAAGACGTTATTCCGAAAGTAGCAGATAAGCCAATGTTTATATTAGCCCCGGTTCTCACCTTTACGCCGGCATTTTTAGTATTAGCGGTCCTTCCGTTTACGGAGCACCTCCATTTTGCCGATGTCGGGATAGGTTTACTGTATTACATCGCCGTTTCAGGACTCTCAACCGTTGGTATATTACTCGGAGGTTGGGCATCCAACAATAAATATGCGTTGCTTGGGGGCATGCGAGCTGCGGCTCAAATGATTTCGTATGAAATTCCTCTTGTGACAAGTGTGGTGGGCATTATTTTATTAACCGGTTCGTTAAACCTTATTGAGATTGTGGAAGCTCAAAAGTCAGTTTGGTTTATTTTTCTGCAACCGATCGCGTTTGCTGTCTTTCTCATTTCTTCGCTTGCTGAGTTAAATCGGACGCCTTTTGACTTACCAGAGGCCGAGTCGGAATTAGTAGCGGGCTACCATGTGGAATATTCCGGCTTTCGTTGGGCGTTTTTTATGCTCGCTGAATATGTGTACTTGTTTGCGATGGCTTCTATCATGACCATTCTCTTTTTCGGTGGGTGGCAGCCGTTTCCGTTCCTTAGTTTTTTACCAGCACCGCTTACGTTTGCAATCAAGTTTTCAGCTATTGTTTTTGTGTTGATTTGGATTCGTGTCACGTTACCGCGGGTTCGCATAGATCAATTAATGGAATTTGGTTGGAAGGTTCTTTTACCTGTCGCCTTATTTAATTTAATCATTACCGCGCTCATCCAGCCGTTCGTGTAA
- the nuoI gene encoding NADH-quinone oxidoreductase subunit NuoI codes for MLGWTKGFKYTLKNITKKKVTYDYPNEPMELPDRFRGIQKFYPEKCIVCNQCALICPTDCIQLTGKPHPDPNKKGKIIDTYNINFEICILCDLCTEVCPTEAIVMTNNFELAAYSRDELFKDMKWLDENDTNVREENKT; via the coding sequence TTGTTAGGGTGGACGAAAGGTTTTAAATATACGTTAAAAAACATAACCAAAAAGAAAGTGACGTACGATTATCCGAATGAACCAATGGAGCTTCCGGACCGATTTCGTGGCATTCAAAAATTTTATCCGGAAAAATGTATCGTTTGTAATCAGTGCGCGCTTATTTGTCCCACAGACTGTATTCAACTGACCGGAAAGCCGCATCCCGACCCGAATAAAAAAGGGAAAATTATAGATACGTATAACATCAATTTCGAGATTTGTATCTTATGTGATTTATGTACAGAAGTGTGTCCGACAGAAGCAATCGTCATGACGAACAACTTTGAACTTGCCGCGTATAGCCGGGACGAATTGTTTAAAGATATGAAATGGCTGGATGAAAACGATACGAATGTGCGAGAGGAGAACAAAACATGA
- a CDS encoding NADH-quinone oxidoreductase subunit J, giving the protein MTISGAWILFVVLAGGTIAGGVMLLLLRKVVHMMMSLVLTFVSLAGIYVFLSAEFMAVVQILLYSGAVTIMLLFGLMLSKDKEEEPVFTRTSLRYVLVTLSTIGFGVMVYAGILQLPAIAGELTLPPDAVATIGKELFTKYFIPFELTSVVLLASLVGAVILAKKEGNER; this is encoded by the coding sequence ATGACGATCAGCGGAGCTTGGATCCTGTTTGTCGTTCTCGCCGGAGGAACGATTGCTGGGGGCGTTATGCTCCTTCTTCTTCGAAAAGTGGTTCATATGATGATGTCCCTCGTGTTAACGTTTGTCTCACTAGCGGGAATTTACGTGTTTTTATCTGCTGAATTTATGGCTGTAGTACAAATTTTGCTCTATTCAGGGGCCGTTACCATTATGCTGCTATTCGGTTTAATGCTCTCAAAAGACAAAGAAGAAGAACCAGTGTTTACCCGAACATCGTTACGGTATGTCCTCGTTACGCTAAGCACGATTGGATTTGGTGTGATGGTCTATGCTGGAATTCTCCAATTGCCAGCCATAGCTGGCGAGCTGACGTTACCACCAGATGCAGTGGCTACGATCGGCAAGGAATTGTTTACGAAATATTTCATTCCGTTTGAATTAACGTCCGTGGTGTTATTAGCATCGTTAGTTGGTGCGGTGATTTTAGCAAAAAAAGAGGGGAATGAACGATGA
- the nuoK gene encoding NADH-quinone oxidoreductase subunit NuoK — protein sequence MNEIPLTAYLALALILFCIGIFGALTKKNSLIVLMSIELMLNGVVLNFIAFNRFGYFPSVSGQVFALFVVTIAACEVAVGVALLIALSRHVDNISIDSFRQLKG from the coding sequence ATGAACGAAATTCCATTAACGGCTTATTTAGCGCTTGCCCTCATTTTGTTTTGTATCGGCATATTTGGAGCATTAACGAAGAAAAATAGTTTAATTGTGTTGATGAGTATCGAGTTAATGCTCAATGGGGTCGTGCTGAATTTCATTGCTTTTAACCGCTTTGGCTATTTTCCTTCTGTAAGCGGACAAGTTTTTGCACTGTTTGTGGTGACGATTGCCGCTTGTGAAGTAGCGGTTGGGGTAGCGTTGTTAATCGCGTTGTCCCGTCATGTGGACAATATTTCGATTGATTCGTTTCGTCAGTTAAAAGGATAG
- the nuoL gene encoding NADH-quinone oxidoreductase subunit L, whose protein sequence is MVKLAWIVPLVPFLSFLLLFFFQRQLGKRSGWIGTGGTVLATVLAAIIFTNVWQGEELTVQWEWFSIGALDVTAGFAVTPLNSWMLLFVSFISSVVHWYSTAYMKSDNRQGTYFTYLSFFTFAMLALVLSPNVLQLYVFWELVGLGSFLLIGFYFTKEEARHAAKKAFVMTRIGDVGFFVGLVLLFLHVGSFEYDAIFRAVEGGQIADVMVTVIGLLLFFGAIGKSGQFPLHPWLPDAMAGPTPVSALIHAATMVAAGVYMVSALYPVFTGSTVVLATIGTIGTVTLLYGAWLAWKQTDVKRVLAYSTISQLGYMMLALGSVGYGAAMFHLSTHGFFKALLFLAAGMLIHATGTQQLSQMGGLWSSLKGTGILFLIGALALSGVPLLSGFYSKEAIFHTVWEHGDYIWFVLALLTSLLTSLYMFRLFFLAFLGDGRLTAPLRRIPSVMGWASALLAVLAIGSGWLGSPFTAFLTGEAAGVAGPSWLPWVASMFSLGGIGLAYWLYGRRAKVVGVAWTDLLDRWYEQWLVPIVDWKGKIVQRFDDGFVEWIVSSVVFWVEKGSDRFTHWQNGHVQTYGAVAWVGGTIIFAIYLWIGGL, encoded by the coding sequence ATGGTGAAATTAGCCTGGATCGTCCCACTCGTTCCGTTTTTGTCGTTTCTTCTCCTATTCTTTTTTCAAAGACAACTAGGAAAAAGGAGCGGGTGGATTGGAACAGGGGGTACTGTCCTAGCAACCGTTCTTGCTGCCATCATCTTTACAAATGTGTGGCAAGGTGAGGAGTTAACGGTTCAGTGGGAATGGTTCTCCATTGGGGCACTCGATGTAACAGCTGGATTTGCGGTAACCCCGTTGAATAGTTGGATGTTACTATTTGTTTCGTTTATTAGTAGTGTCGTCCATTGGTATTCGACTGCTTATATGAAAAGTGATAATCGGCAAGGGACATATTTTACGTATTTAAGCTTTTTTACCTTCGCGATGTTAGCCCTCGTCTTGTCGCCAAACGTGCTGCAGCTTTATGTGTTCTGGGAATTAGTAGGCTTAGGTTCCTTTTTACTCATCGGTTTTTATTTTACAAAAGAAGAAGCTCGCCATGCAGCGAAAAAAGCGTTTGTCATGACACGTATTGGTGATGTGGGGTTCTTTGTTGGCTTAGTCCTTCTATTTCTACATGTCGGAAGTTTTGAATACGATGCCATTTTCCGTGCGGTGGAGGGAGGACAGATTGCTGACGTTATGGTCACGGTCATTGGCTTACTCCTCTTTTTTGGGGCGATTGGAAAATCGGGACAGTTCCCGTTGCATCCGTGGCTTCCCGATGCCATGGCAGGACCGACTCCTGTATCAGCACTTATTCATGCTGCCACGATGGTAGCGGCTGGAGTGTACATGGTCAGTGCGCTCTACCCGGTATTTACCGGCAGTACTGTCGTGTTGGCGACCATTGGAACGATTGGAACGGTTACGTTGTTGTATGGGGCGTGGCTTGCTTGGAAACAAACGGACGTTAAACGCGTGCTCGCATATTCGACGATTAGCCAACTTGGCTACATGATGCTTGCCCTTGGAAGTGTCGGTTATGGGGCGGCGATGTTTCATTTGTCGACCCACGGATTTTTTAAAGCCTTATTGTTTTTGGCGGCAGGGATGCTCATTCATGCCACGGGAACACAACAGCTGTCGCAAATGGGCGGGTTATGGTCGTCACTAAAAGGGACAGGTATTCTCTTTCTGATTGGAGCGCTTGCATTAAGTGGGGTTCCGTTGTTGTCCGGATTTTATAGTAAAGAAGCCATTTTTCATACGGTGTGGGAACACGGGGACTACATTTGGTTCGTTCTGGCGTTATTAACGAGTTTACTAACGTCTCTCTATATGTTCCGCCTCTTTTTCCTCGCATTTTTAGGAGATGGAAGGCTGACCGCTCCACTTCGAAGAATACCGTCTGTTATGGGGTGGGCCAGTGCGTTGTTAGCGGTATTAGCCATCGGAAGCGGATGGCTAGGGTCTCCGTTTACGGCGTTTTTAACAGGGGAAGCGGCAGGTGTCGCTGGACCAAGCTGGCTCCCATGGGTGGCCTCGATGTTTTCACTCGGGGGGATTGGCTTAGCGTACTGGTTGTATGGAAGAAGAGCTAAAGTAGTTGGCGTGGCGTGGACAGATCTACTGGACCGATGGTATGAACAATGGCTGGTTCCTATTGTCGATTGGAAGGGAAAAATAGTTCAACGGTTCGATGATGGGTTTGTCGAATGGATCGTTTCTAGTGTCGTGTTTTGGGTGGAAAAAGGATCAGATCGCTTTACGCATTGGCAAAATGGGCACGTGCAAACATACGGGGCGGTCGCCTGGGTCGGAGGAACGATTATTTTTGCGATTTATTTATGGATAGGGGGGCTGTAA
- a CDS encoding NADH-quinone oxidoreductase subunit M produces the protein MNHLLVVFWILFSPLIGLFLLLFVPKDKKRHIRIIGVSTAFFPLIGVLPIWWGQGTAWSQWDVSIPWLNLGKWTLFGEGVYRIGFDFGLDGISFLMVALTALLSAVAAIASLVIRSEVKGFFLLFLLLETSMLGVFLANNALLFFLFFEFTLVGTFFLIGKWGGFDKEKAAYRFLIYNGLGSAFLLLVVVALFAGTGTVRFDELQFFLGDETYVSDKMTGWLLVAIFLAFGLKLPIVGLHRWVLSVHVEAPPSVVILHAGVLLKIGAYGLYRFGVELFPTSFSSLQLVLVVWGVVNFLLGAFAALVQTELRRMLAYASISHMGLVLMGIGAFNEAGLQGAMYQVVSHSLLAAIFFFIIGVLEEREKGTSFRQLSGLMKTTPKLATCFFIAGLASLGLPGLSGFISELMTFIGVFDPYPMIGVLGIGGILLTVVYMIRAIVHILFVHNESTDQSRYRDMNRLELLSLGSVTVAVIILGVYPAVVLQWINDPIQQLLASL, from the coding sequence ATGAATCATTTATTGGTGGTGTTTTGGATACTCTTTTCCCCTTTGATAGGTTTATTTCTCTTGTTGTTCGTTCCGAAAGACAAAAAGCGACACATTCGGATCATCGGAGTGAGTACAGCATTTTTTCCGCTTATTGGGGTTCTCCCGATTTGGTGGGGGCAAGGGACGGCTTGGTCACAGTGGGACGTGTCCATTCCTTGGTTGAATCTAGGAAAGTGGACGTTGTTTGGTGAAGGCGTGTATCGTATCGGTTTCGACTTTGGGCTTGACGGGATTTCTTTTCTCATGGTCGCCCTAACGGCTTTGTTATCGGCTGTTGCTGCGATTGCGTCTTTGGTTATCCGTTCGGAAGTAAAAGGCTTTTTCCTCCTATTCTTACTGTTAGAAACGAGTATGCTCGGTGTCTTTTTAGCCAATAATGCGCTGTTGTTCTTCCTGTTTTTTGAATTCACGTTAGTTGGAACGTTTTTCTTAATCGGCAAATGGGGCGGGTTTGATAAGGAAAAGGCAGCGTATCGTTTTCTTATTTATAACGGTTTAGGTTCGGCGTTTTTGTTACTTGTCGTTGTTGCGTTATTTGCGGGAACTGGTACGGTCCGGTTCGATGAACTGCAATTTTTCTTAGGCGATGAAACGTACGTGTCCGATAAAATGACAGGTTGGCTTCTAGTAGCAATTTTTCTGGCTTTTGGATTGAAACTGCCAATTGTTGGCTTGCATCGGTGGGTCCTTTCCGTTCACGTGGAAGCACCGCCATCGGTCGTTATTCTTCATGCTGGTGTGCTATTAAAAATAGGGGCATACGGCCTTTACCGCTTCGGTGTAGAATTGTTTCCAACATCTTTTTCGTCACTTCAATTGGTGCTTGTCGTATGGGGCGTCGTAAACTTCCTGCTTGGTGCTTTTGCCGCCCTTGTTCAAACCGAACTGCGCCGAATGCTCGCCTATGCATCCATTTCTCATATGGGGCTCGTTTTGATGGGAATCGGTGCCTTCAACGAAGCGGGACTCCAAGGAGCGATGTATCAAGTCGTTTCCCACAGTTTACTTGCAGCGATCTTCTTTTTCATCATCGGTGTGTTAGAAGAAAGAGAGAAAGGAACTTCATTTCGTCAATTGTCCGGTCTGATGAAAACGACGCCAAAGCTAGCGACTTGCTTCTTCATTGCTGGACTTGCTTCCCTCGGATTACCTGGACTTTCAGGGTTTATAAGCGAGCTAATGACGTTTATCGGCGTTTTCGATCCTTATCCAATGATTGGTGTTCTAGGGATTGGTGGCATTTTACTTACAGTGGTCTACATGATTCGGGCGATTGTTCATATACTATTTGTTCATAATGAAAGTACTGATCAGTCTCGTTACCGCGATATGAACCGCTTAGAACTTTTGTCTTTAGGAAGCGTAACAGTTGCTGTCATCATATTAGGCGTTTACCCAGCGGTTGTTCTTCAATGGATTAATGATCCAATCCAACAGTTGCTTGCTTCTTTATAG
- a CDS encoding NADH-quinone oxidoreductase subunit N, which yields MEWDVIRSLPWQLMIPEFILLGATILLSIIDLLTSKRKYKFLFPAITIIAILGAIFALFQLLYEPGGTILYDTFRLDIIAKLFKLVMLIGAVLICLFTLEEKDGKHRVQVTGEYYYLLLVALLGAMMLASSGDIITLFVSLELLAIPAYILVAIRKHQQSACEAGWKFFVNGGIASAFILFAFSYLYGMTGSTNLEEIAALLTGVLSGETHFIVALSFFMLLVGIGFKISSVPFHLWTPDVYEGASFPITAFLNTISKMAGFVLLARICWTIFVHIPIGGMMSEGFLSYIQPFVVTIACVSMIIGHIMALRQLHLKRMLAYSSIAHGGYVLASFAALSPFTFEAMWFYLTVYTFMTIGVFAILQLLETKEGSVELQTVAGLYERAPVLTVLLSFFILSLAAIPGTAGFIAKVELFLALFTAEGNLSVVAIVMGLSTVLSLVYYFGVLVQLYFRKSEQTGALAISWGSRIAIFICFLAMIWGQSAIAF from the coding sequence ATGGAATGGGACGTCATTCGATCGTTACCGTGGCAGTTAATGATTCCTGAATTCATCCTTCTAGGTGCGACCATTTTACTATCAATTATCGATTTACTCACATCCAAGCGAAAATACAAATTTCTGTTTCCGGCCATCACAATCATTGCTATACTTGGAGCGATATTTGCGTTATTTCAACTTCTTTACGAACCGGGAGGCACGATTTTGTACGATACGTTCCGTTTAGACATCATTGCTAAACTATTTAAACTCGTCATGTTAATCGGGGCTGTATTGATCTGCCTGTTTACGCTAGAAGAAAAAGACGGTAAACACCGAGTTCAAGTGACTGGTGAATACTATTATTTATTGCTTGTTGCTTTACTCGGGGCGATGATGCTCGCATCCAGTGGCGACATTATTACCTTGTTCGTGAGCTTGGAGCTTTTAGCCATTCCTGCCTATATTCTCGTGGCTATTCGCAAACATCAACAAAGCGCGTGCGAAGCAGGGTGGAAGTTTTTCGTCAACGGGGGAATTGCCTCAGCGTTCATTTTATTTGCCTTTAGCTATTTATACGGGATGACTGGGTCAACAAACTTAGAGGAAATAGCTGCTTTGCTAACTGGTGTGTTAAGTGGTGAAACGCATTTTATCGTCGCGCTATCATTTTTCATGCTGCTTGTTGGAATTGGTTTTAAAATATCGTCTGTTCCGTTTCATCTTTGGACACCGGATGTGTACGAAGGTGCTTCTTTTCCGATTACCGCCTTTTTAAATACGATTTCCAAAATGGCCGGATTCGTCTTGTTAGCCCGTATTTGTTGGACAATTTTTGTCCATATTCCGATCGGAGGAATGATGTCGGAAGGGTTTTTATCGTATATTCAACCGTTTGTCGTCACGATTGCCTGTGTATCGATGATTATCGGTCATATCATGGCATTGCGACAACTACATTTAAAACGGATGTTAGCTTATTCGAGTATTGCCCACGGTGGGTATGTCTTGGCTAGCTTTGCGGCGCTATCTCCGTTTACGTTTGAAGCGATGTGGTTTTATTTAACGGTGTATACATTTATGACCATTGGTGTATTTGCAATCTTGCAGTTGTTAGAAACCAAAGAAGGGTCGGTGGAACTACAAACGGTGGCTGGCTTGTACGAGCGGGCACCCGTTCTTACGGTTTTGCTCAGCTTCTTTATTTTATCGCTTGCGGCCATTCCAGGCACGGCCGGATTTATTGCAAAAGTGGAACTGTTTCTTGCGCTCTTTACCGCCGAAGGAAACTTATCGGTTGTTGCGATCGTTATGGGGTTAAGCACTGTTCTGTCACTCGTGTACTACTTCGGAGTACTCGTCCAGCTATACTTTCGAAAATCTGAACAAACGGGAGCATTGGCGATATCGTGGGGAAGTAGAATCGCTATCTTCATTTGTTTTCTTGCGATGATTTGGGGGCAGTCAGCAATTGCTTTTTAG